The proteins below are encoded in one region of Corynebacterium sphenisci DSM 44792:
- a CDS encoding DUF4229 domain-containing protein gives MSIDADHSSAPAGGSRRVRATRGRALRDVFRYAVARLVLLAILTGVLLVVSMLIGAAVPVPVLFVLALIIAMPAAVFVFPRMRAEANEGMAEWAEQRRAHQAYVRAELAERELE, from the coding sequence GTGAGCATCGACGCAGACCATTCCTCGGCGCCGGCCGGCGGCTCCCGCCGGGTGCGCGCCACCCGCGGCCGCGCGCTGCGGGACGTGTTCCGCTACGCCGTCGCCCGCCTGGTGCTGCTGGCCATCCTCACCGGGGTGCTGCTGGTGGTGTCCATGCTGATCGGCGCCGCGGTGCCGGTGCCGGTGCTGTTCGTGCTGGCCCTCATCATCGCCATGCCCGCCGCGGTGTTCGTGTTCCCGCGGATGCGCGCCGAGGCCAATGAGGGCATGGCCGAATGGGCCGAGCAGCGCCGGGCGCACCAGGCCTACGTGCGCGCCGAACTCGCCGAACGCGAACTGGAGTAG
- a CDS encoding 1,4-dihydroxy-2-naphthoyl-CoA synthase gives MSDNPFRPDQWREVPGFGDLTDITYHRHVGDSRADGIVRVAFDRPEVRNAFRPHTVDELHRVLDHARRSPDVGVVLLTGNGPSPKDGGWAFCSGGDQRIRGRSGYQYATAHDADVAAADESSVDAARAKAEGGRLHILEVQRLIRTMPKVVIAVVGGWAAGGGHSLHVVCDLTIASRQHARFKQTDADVGSFDAGYGSAYLARQVGQKFAREIFFLGRSYDAETMHRMGAVNEVAEHAELEEVAVEWARAINGKSPTAQRMLKFAFNLVDDGLMGQQVFAGEATRLAYMTDEAVEGKEAFLEKREPRWEDFPFYY, from the coding sequence ATGAGCGACAACCCCTTCCGCCCCGACCAGTGGCGCGAGGTGCCCGGGTTCGGGGACCTCACCGACATCACCTACCACCGCCATGTCGGCGATTCCCGCGCCGACGGGATCGTCCGGGTGGCCTTCGATCGCCCGGAGGTGCGCAACGCCTTCCGGCCGCACACCGTCGACGAGCTGCACCGGGTGCTCGACCACGCCCGGCGCAGCCCCGATGTGGGCGTGGTGCTGCTCACCGGCAACGGGCCCTCCCCGAAGGACGGCGGCTGGGCCTTCTGCTCCGGCGGGGACCAGCGGATCCGGGGCCGCTCCGGCTACCAGTACGCCACCGCCCACGACGCCGACGTCGCCGCCGCCGACGAGTCCTCTGTGGACGCGGCCCGGGCGAAGGCGGAGGGCGGCCGGCTGCACATCCTGGAGGTGCAGCGGCTCATCCGCACCATGCCGAAGGTGGTGATCGCCGTGGTCGGCGGCTGGGCCGCCGGCGGGGGCCATTCCCTGCACGTGGTCTGCGATCTGACCATCGCCTCCCGGCAGCACGCCCGGTTCAAGCAGACCGACGCGGACGTGGGCAGCTTCGACGCCGGCTACGGCTCGGCCTACCTGGCCCGCCAGGTGGGCCAGAAGTTCGCCCGGGAGATCTTCTTCCTGGGCCGGTCCTATGACGCGGAGACCATGCACCGGATGGGCGCGGTCAACGAGGTCGCCGAGCACGCGGAGCTGGAGGAGGTCGCGGTGGAGTGGGCGCGGGCGATCAACGGCAAGTCGCCGACCGCGCAGCGGATGCTGAAATTCGCCTTCAACCTGGTCGACGACGGGCTGATGGGCCAGCAGGTCTTCGCCGGGGAGGCCACCCGGCTGGCGTACATGACCGATGAGGCGGTGGAAGGCAAGGAGGCCTTCCTGGAGAAGCGGGAACCCCGCTGGGAGGACTTCCCCTTCTACTACTGA
- a CDS encoding DUF3592 domain-containing protein produces MAAAAQDAPAPDPAAPRRRRRRRPRGGARRPRLAVPGVDWPRRARQLILLLLLGLGVSCTGLVFGAFADGRAIEADTGRAVAVVRSVSLLRTSVEFTDHEGEYRSPPTGVLFPVGLAEGQRVRVEFDRADPDRVRVAGRRWTLAVVPAASVFAAGAALAAGPWWWSVRASRRAAAGGTG; encoded by the coding sequence ATGGCCGCCGCCGCGCAGGACGCCCCCGCCCCCGACCCGGCCGCGCCCCGGCGGCGGCGCCGGCGGCGGCCGCGCGGCGGCGCCCGCCGGCCCCGGCTGGCCGTGCCCGGGGTGGACTGGCCCCGGCGGGCCCGCCAGCTCATCCTGCTGCTGCTGCTCGGGCTGGGGGTGTCCTGCACCGGGCTGGTCTTCGGCGCCTTCGCCGACGGCCGGGCCATCGAGGCGGACACCGGCCGGGCGGTGGCGGTGGTGCGCAGCGTCAGCCTGCTGCGCACCAGCGTGGAGTTCACCGACCACGAGGGCGAGTACCGCTCCCCGCCGACCGGGGTGCTCTTCCCGGTGGGCCTGGCCGAGGGCCAGCGGGTGCGGGTGGAGTTCGACCGCGCCGACCCGGACCGGGTGCGCGTCGCCGGCCGGCGGTGGACCCTGGCGGTGGTGCCGGCGGCCAGCGTGTTCGCCGCCGGGGCGGCGCTCGCCGCCGGGCCCTGGTGGTGGTCGGTGCGGGCCAGCCGGCGCGCCGCCGCCGGCGGAACGGGGTAG
- the menE gene encoding o-succinylbenzoate--CoA ligase, with protein MESTAPLEALPMPRGAAVLDLLPRLERALAGGAPVLPVPAADPHRAALLRRTQRAGAPAPADVAVVACTSGSTGAPKGALLGCANLAASAEATHARLGGPGRWLLATPADHVAGLQVLLRSIRAGYAPAVLDPAGGFDPTRLAAAIRSMAGPRRYLSLVPLQLAAALAEPAAAAALAELDAVLVGGQATDPAVLAAARTAGIPAVTTYGSSETCGGVVYDGRPLAGVRVTVEEGRLTLAGPMVARGYRNLDSPDLRGGVFRTADAGEIGADGAVRVLGRVDDMILSGGLKHHPRAIEEAIAAAEGVAAVAVAGVPDARLGQAVAALVVPADPARAAGGRVDPALAASIAAAAARLGRHARPRVLAAAAALPTLASGKVDRRAVARLLAAAADGG; from the coding sequence ATGGAGTCGACTGCGCCGTTGGAGGCCCTGCCGATGCCGCGCGGGGCGGCGGTGCTGGATCTGCTGCCCCGGCTGGAGCGGGCCCTGGCCGGCGGCGCCCCGGTGCTGCCGGTGCCCGCCGCGGACCCGCACCGGGCGGCGCTGCTGCGCCGCACCCAGCGCGCCGGGGCGCCCGCCCCGGCCGATGTCGCGGTGGTGGCCTGCACCTCCGGGTCCACCGGGGCGCCGAAGGGGGCGCTGCTGGGCTGCGCGAACCTCGCCGCCAGCGCGGAGGCCACGCACGCCCGGCTCGGCGGGCCGGGCCGCTGGCTGCTGGCCACCCCCGCCGATCACGTCGCCGGGCTGCAGGTGCTGCTGCGCAGCATCCGGGCCGGGTACGCCCCGGCGGTGCTGGATCCGGCCGGCGGCTTCGACCCGACCCGGCTGGCCGCGGCGATCCGGTCGATGGCCGGCCCCCGCCGCTACCTCTCCCTGGTGCCGCTGCAGCTGGCCGCCGCCCTGGCGGAGCCGGCGGCCGCGGCGGCGTTGGCGGAGCTGGACGCGGTGCTGGTCGGCGGGCAGGCCACCGACCCGGCGGTGCTCGCCGCCGCCCGGACCGCCGGGATCCCGGCGGTGACCACCTACGGCTCCTCGGAGACCTGCGGCGGGGTGGTCTACGACGGCCGCCCCCTGGCCGGGGTGCGGGTCACCGTCGAGGAGGGCCGGCTGACCCTGGCCGGGCCGATGGTGGCCCGCGGCTACCGGAACCTCGACTCGCCGGATCTGCGCGGGGGCGTGTTCCGCACCGCCGACGCCGGGGAGATCGGCGCCGATGGGGCGGTGCGGGTGCTCGGCCGGGTCGACGACATGATCCTCTCCGGGGGGCTGAAGCACCATCCCCGGGCGATCGAGGAGGCGATCGCCGCCGCCGAGGGGGTGGCCGCGGTGGCGGTGGCCGGGGTGCCGGACGCCCGGCTGGGCCAGGCGGTGGCGGCGCTGGTGGTGCCGGCGGACCCGGCCCGGGCCGCCGGCGGCCGGGTGGATCCGGCGCTGGCCGCGTCGATCGCCGCCGCCGCGGCCCGGCTGGGCCGGCACGCCCGGCCCCGGGTGCTCGCCGCCGCCGCGGCGCTGCCGACCCTCGCCTCGGGCAAGGTGGACCGGCGCGCGGTCGCCCGGCTGCTCGCCGCGGCCGCCGATGGGGGATGA
- a CDS encoding trypsin-like serine protease translates to MLRRIAATAAAAAASLALAAAPAGALAFAGWAEGPDADAVVRLQIATDQEGAFAQCTGTAVAPQWVLTAHHCIEDSPSPAGAVLVGQGADVRTHMINAWRTPASGDLALVHVTTPMNLAHYPAVSGAVAPRGAAATVYGWSGLGQGATGDLPVAPATVTGYQDEPEFNDGAAYITRTELPTLLQQGDSGGPLFVGGKVAGVLSMAITELPAVPPVLTGYYLHAQTAPQAGWIASVIATNPTAPAAQVEVPPAGSAIIPVPLPSIKQFTPGGLNPADHIGELPVGPSDLVDAIGAAPRG, encoded by the coding sequence ATGCTCCGCAGAATCGCCGCCACCGCCGCGGCCGCCGCCGCCTCCCTCGCCCTCGCCGCCGCCCCCGCCGGCGCGCTGGCCTTCGCCGGCTGGGCCGAGGGCCCCGACGCCGACGCCGTGGTCCGGCTGCAGATCGCCACCGACCAGGAGGGCGCCTTCGCCCAGTGCACCGGCACCGCCGTGGCCCCGCAGTGGGTGCTCACCGCGCACCACTGCATCGAGGACTCCCCCTCCCCGGCCGGCGCGGTGCTGGTCGGCCAGGGCGCCGATGTGCGCACCCACATGATCAACGCCTGGCGCACCCCCGCCAGCGGGGATCTCGCCCTGGTGCACGTGACCACCCCGATGAACCTGGCGCACTACCCGGCCGTCTCCGGGGCGGTCGCCCCGCGCGGCGCCGCGGCCACCGTCTACGGCTGGTCCGGGCTGGGCCAGGGCGCCACCGGCGATCTGCCGGTCGCCCCGGCCACCGTCACCGGCTACCAGGACGAGCCCGAGTTCAACGACGGCGCGGCCTACATCACCCGCACCGAGCTGCCCACCCTGCTGCAGCAGGGCGACTCCGGCGGGCCGCTGTTCGTCGGCGGCAAGGTCGCCGGCGTGCTGTCCATGGCGATCACCGAGCTGCCCGCGGTGCCGCCGGTGCTCACCGGCTACTACCTGCACGCGCAGACCGCGCCGCAGGCCGGCTGGATCGCCTCGGTCATCGCGACCAACCCGACCGCCCCGGCCGCCCAGGTCGAGGTGCCGCCGGCCGGGTCCGCGATCATCCCGGTGCCGCTGCCCAGCATCAAGCAGTTCACCCCGGGCGGGCTGAACCCGGCGGACCACATCGGCGAACTGCCGGTGGGCCCCTCGGATCTCGTCGACGCGATCGGCGCCGCCCCCCGGGGCTGA
- the rfbA gene encoding glucose-1-phosphate thymidylyltransferase RfbA, with protein sequence MRGIILAGGTGSRLRPITDGLSKQLVPVYDKPMIYYPLSTLMLAGIREILIITTPVDAAQFRRLLGDGSRFGVRLSYAVQEAPRGLAEAFLLGAGHIGDEPVALVLGDNIFYGPGLGTRLRRFRDVDGGAIFAYRVADPSAYGVVDFDAEGRATAIQEKPTRPRSDFAVPGLYFYGPDVVDIAAGLTPSARGELEITDVNRAYLEQGRLRVEILPRGTAWLDTGTVDTLMAAGDFVRAIESRQGLKIGCPEEVAWRMGYLDDAELAAAGRELRASGYGDYLLGLLERGRGA encoded by the coding sequence ATGAGGGGGATCATCCTGGCCGGGGGCACCGGCTCCCGGCTGCGCCCGATCACCGACGGGCTGAGCAAGCAGCTGGTGCCGGTCTACGACAAGCCGATGATCTACTACCCGCTGTCCACCCTGATGCTCGCCGGGATCCGGGAGATCCTGATCATCACCACCCCGGTGGACGCCGCCCAGTTCCGGCGGCTGCTCGGCGACGGCTCCCGCTTCGGGGTGCGGCTCAGCTACGCGGTGCAGGAGGCCCCCCGCGGGCTGGCGGAGGCCTTCCTGCTCGGCGCCGGGCACATCGGCGATGAGCCGGTGGCCCTGGTGCTCGGCGACAACATCTTCTACGGCCCGGGCCTGGGCACCCGGCTGCGCCGCTTCCGCGACGTCGACGGCGGCGCGATCTTCGCCTACCGGGTCGCCGACCCCTCCGCCTACGGGGTGGTGGACTTCGACGCCGAGGGCCGGGCCACCGCCATCCAGGAGAAGCCGACCCGGCCCCGCTCCGATTTCGCGGTGCCCGGGCTGTACTTCTACGGCCCGGACGTCGTGGACATCGCCGCGGGGCTGACCCCCTCGGCCCGGGGGGAGCTGGAGATCACCGACGTCAACCGGGCCTACCTGGAGCAGGGCCGGCTGCGGGTGGAGATCCTGCCCCGCGGCACCGCCTGGCTGGACACCGGCACCGTGGACACCCTGATGGCCGCCGGGGACTTCGTCCGGGCCATCGAGAGCCGGCAGGGGCTGAAGATCGGCTGCCCCGAGGAGGTCGCCTGGCGGATGGGCTACCTCGACGACGCGGAGCTGGCCGCCGCGGGCCGGGAGCTGCGCGCCTCCGGCTACGGCGATTACCTGCTCGGCCTGCTGGAGCGCGGTCGCGGGGCCTAG
- a CDS encoding glycosyltransferase family 4 protein, translated as MRVAIVAESFLPNINGVTNSVLRVLDHLAEHGHRALVIAPGGREHQEEIPRYRGFRIARVPTVMMPLIDSLPIGVPNPTLTRELRAFRPDVVHLASPFVLGGAGAVAARALRIPAVAVYQTDVAGFAHDYRLTALSEAAWAWTRTVHNLCARTLAPSSPTVADLAAHGVRRIHRWGRGVDLGRFHPDRRDPALRAAWSPAGAPIVGYVGRLAAEKSVHRLAALAGPAAAGRLRLVIVGDGPERGELARRLPGAVFTGELRGTALAAAMASLDLFVHTGRHETFCQTVQEAHASGVPVIAPDAGGPRDLVAPGVDGELLPVDGFEEHLPAAVARWTAPAAGDPAAAAALRRTCRAAVAGRGWPAVCAELLDHYAAVAGAGAPAAAGARAGRRGAAV; from the coding sequence ATGCGCGTGGCGATCGTGGCGGAGTCCTTCCTGCCGAACATCAACGGCGTGACCAATTCCGTGCTCCGGGTGCTCGACCACCTCGCCGAGCACGGCCACCGGGCGCTGGTGATCGCCCCCGGCGGCCGGGAGCACCAGGAGGAGATCCCCCGCTACCGGGGCTTCCGGATCGCCCGGGTGCCCACGGTGATGATGCCGCTCATCGACTCGCTGCCGATCGGGGTGCCCAATCCCACGCTCACCCGGGAGCTGCGCGCCTTCCGCCCCGATGTGGTGCACCTGGCCAGCCCCTTCGTGCTCGGCGGGGCCGGGGCGGTGGCCGCCCGGGCGCTGCGCATCCCCGCGGTGGCGGTGTACCAGACCGATGTCGCCGGCTTCGCCCACGACTACCGGCTCACCGCCCTGTCCGAGGCCGCCTGGGCGTGGACCCGCACCGTGCACAACCTGTGCGCCCGCACCCTGGCGCCCTCCAGCCCCACCGTGGCGGACCTCGCCGCGCACGGGGTGCGCCGGATCCACCGCTGGGGCCGGGGCGTGGATCTGGGGCGCTTCCACCCCGACCGCCGGGATCCGGCGCTGCGCGCCGCGTGGAGCCCGGCCGGTGCGCCGATCGTCGGCTACGTGGGCCGGCTGGCCGCGGAGAAGTCGGTGCACCGGCTGGCCGCCCTGGCCGGCCCGGCGGCCGCCGGCCGGCTGCGCCTGGTCATCGTCGGCGACGGCCCGGAGCGCGGGGAGCTGGCCCGCCGGCTGCCCGGGGCGGTGTTCACCGGGGAGCTGCGCGGCACGGCGCTCGCCGCGGCGATGGCCAGCCTGGACCTTTTCGTGCACACCGGCCGGCACGAGACCTTCTGCCAGACCGTGCAGGAGGCGCACGCCAGCGGGGTGCCGGTGATCGCCCCCGACGCCGGGGGCCCGCGGGACCTGGTGGCGCCGGGCGTGGACGGGGAGCTGCTCCCCGTCGACGGTTTCGAGGAGCACCTGCCCGCGGCGGTGGCCCGGTGGACCGCCCCGGCCGCGGGCGACCCCGCGGCCGCGGCGGCGCTGCGCCGGACCTGCCGGGCCGCGGTGGCCGGGCGCGGCTGGCCGGCGGTGTGCGCGGAACTGCTCGACCACTACGCCGCGGTGGCCGGGGCGGGCGCCCCCGCGGCGGCGGGCGCGCGCGCCGGGCGCCGGGGGGCCGCCGTGTAG
- a CDS encoding S1 family peptidase — protein sequence MLRRTTSAAAGAALAAALAAGAAAEAGALVLAPFAPADDAAAAAVVRLQLPAGEEGAYAECTGTAVGARWVLTARHCVEESPVAAGAVLIGQGADVTVARVNDWALAPAGDLALVHVTSDLGVAAVPVSGAALAEGDQVLGYGWSSLGQGALGRLPRTGLTVRDTGEQADYGGDLAYLTKSDFPASLQEGDSGGPILAGGELVGVLSMGVSFTPPIPPELTGLYVHAAVSTQLDWIRSVLATDPAGPAPDAPGVPGAPGGSGSAVFPMPLPGLDAIAGSFGSLGSDRLLPAR from the coding sequence ATGCTCCGTCGAACCACCTCCGCCGCCGCCGGCGCCGCACTCGCCGCGGCCCTCGCGGCGGGCGCCGCCGCCGAGGCCGGCGCCCTCGTCCTGGCCCCCTTCGCCCCCGCGGACGACGCCGCGGCGGCGGCCGTGGTGCGGCTGCAGCTGCCCGCCGGCGAGGAGGGCGCCTACGCCGAATGCACCGGCACCGCCGTCGGCGCGCGCTGGGTGCTCACCGCCCGGCACTGCGTCGAGGAGTCCCCGGTCGCCGCCGGGGCGGTGCTCATCGGCCAGGGCGCCGACGTCACCGTCGCCCGGGTCAACGACTGGGCCCTCGCCCCCGCCGGGGACCTCGCCCTGGTGCACGTCACCTCCGACCTGGGCGTGGCCGCGGTGCCGGTGTCCGGGGCGGCCCTCGCCGAGGGCGACCAGGTCCTCGGCTACGGCTGGTCCTCCCTCGGCCAGGGCGCGCTGGGCCGGCTGCCGCGCACCGGGCTCACCGTGCGCGACACCGGGGAGCAGGCCGACTACGGCGGGGACCTGGCCTACCTGACCAAGTCCGATTTCCCGGCCTCCCTGCAGGAGGGCGACTCCGGCGGGCCGATCCTCGCCGGGGGGGAGCTCGTCGGCGTGCTGTCCATGGGCGTGTCCTTCACCCCGCCGATCCCCCCGGAGCTCACCGGGCTCTACGTCCATGCCGCGGTGTCCACCCAGCTGGACTGGATCCGCTCCGTGCTGGCCACCGACCCGGCCGGCCCCGCCCCCGACGCCCCGGGCGTGCCCGGCGCCCCCGGCGGGTCCGGGTCCGCGGTGTTCCCGATGCCGCTGCCCGGCCTCGACGCCATCGCCGGATCCTTCGGCTCCCTCGGCTCCGACCGGCTGCTGCCTGCCCGCTGA
- the menD gene encoding 2-succinyl-5-enolpyruvyl-6-hydroxy-3-cyclohexene-1-carboxylic-acid synthase, with protein sequence MPDTTSAPAAVAAAVIVDELIRAGVREAVLCPGSRSAPLARELLRAEAAGRLRLHVRLDERSAAFLALGLAAGTGRVTPVLTTSGTAVANLAPAMVEATFSAIPLLALTADRPAGHRGTGANQTIVQDRLFADASAVHRDVDATAGLDAAGQARLRALVDRVAAAMRAPGLGGAGHLNVRLAEPLVPAADLPAAIAPGRPGGATWTEVRHLQPPARPAATATVDLSRRTLVIAGAGARPAPALAGVPTIAEPGAPAPDVPVHPLAAGLLGAGPLLGAAGVADPRPEQLIVLGRPTLHRPVAALLADPGIDVTVVTGGGLPGIADYPDVAANARRTTAAVEVRGEPDRRWLRTCAAASEIAAEAVRDTLAAGAAAPGGLHVAAAVTDSLRTGDLLVLGSSSPVRDCSLTGLPFPGVDVHAGRGAAGIDGTVATAVGLALARDRAHPHDTRPPRTLALMGDLTFLHDAAGLNIPAGEPRPGNLTIVVANDSGGAIFETLEAGAPGLRAGFERIFATPQDVDIAALCTAYGVAHRRLDDLGELVAELHPDTDVDGIRVLEFRADRAGRRDLHAELARRTGAGAAAADGAGE encoded by the coding sequence ATGCCCGACACCACCAGCGCCCCGGCCGCGGTCGCCGCGGCGGTCATCGTCGACGAGCTCATCCGCGCCGGGGTGCGCGAGGCCGTGCTCTGCCCCGGCTCCCGCTCGGCGCCGCTGGCCCGCGAGCTCCTCCGCGCCGAGGCCGCCGGCCGGCTGCGGCTGCATGTGCGCCTCGACGAGCGCTCCGCGGCCTTCCTGGCGCTGGGCCTGGCCGCCGGCACCGGCCGGGTCACCCCGGTGCTCACCACCTCCGGTACCGCGGTGGCCAACCTCGCCCCGGCGATGGTGGAGGCCACCTTCTCCGCGATCCCGCTGCTGGCGCTCACCGCGGACCGGCCCGCCGGCCACCGGGGCACCGGGGCGAACCAGACCATCGTGCAGGACCGGCTCTTCGCCGACGCCTCCGCGGTGCACCGCGACGTCGACGCCACCGCCGGCCTGGACGCCGCCGGGCAGGCCCGGCTGCGCGCCCTGGTGGACCGGGTCGCCGCGGCGATGCGCGCCCCCGGCCTCGGCGGGGCCGGGCACCTCAACGTGCGCCTGGCGGAGCCGCTGGTGCCGGCGGCGGATCTGCCCGCGGCCATCGCCCCGGGCCGGCCCGGCGGGGCCACCTGGACCGAGGTGCGCCATCTGCAGCCCCCGGCCCGGCCGGCGGCCACCGCCACCGTGGACCTGAGCCGGCGCACCCTGGTCATCGCCGGGGCCGGGGCCCGGCCGGCGCCCGCCCTGGCCGGGGTGCCCACCATCGCCGAACCCGGGGCGCCGGCCCCGGACGTCCCCGTGCACCCGCTGGCCGCCGGGCTGCTCGGCGCCGGGCCGCTGCTCGGCGCCGCCGGGGTCGCCGACCCCCGCCCGGAGCAGCTCATCGTGCTCGGCCGGCCCACCCTGCACCGGCCGGTGGCGGCGCTGCTGGCGGACCCGGGCATCGACGTCACCGTGGTCACCGGCGGCGGGCTGCCCGGGATCGCGGACTACCCGGACGTCGCCGCCAACGCCCGGCGCACCACCGCCGCGGTCGAGGTGCGCGGAGAACCGGACCGGCGGTGGCTGCGCACCTGCGCCGCCGCCTCCGAGATCGCCGCCGAGGCGGTGCGCGACACCCTGGCGGCCGGCGCCGCCGCCCCCGGCGGGCTGCACGTCGCCGCCGCGGTGACCGACTCCCTGCGCACCGGGGATCTGCTGGTGCTCGGCTCCTCCTCCCCGGTGCGGGACTGCTCCCTGACCGGCCTGCCCTTCCCCGGGGTGGACGTGCACGCCGGCCGCGGCGCCGCCGGCATCGACGGCACCGTGGCCACCGCCGTCGGCCTGGCCCTGGCCCGGGACCGGGCGCACCCGCACGACACCCGGCCCCCGCGCACCCTGGCCCTGATGGGCGATCTCACCTTCCTGCACGACGCCGCCGGGCTGAACATCCCCGCCGGGGAGCCCCGGCCCGGCAACCTCACCATCGTGGTGGCCAACGACTCCGGCGGGGCGATCTTCGAGACCCTGGAGGCCGGGGCGCCGGGGCTGCGCGCCGGGTTCGAGCGGATCTTCGCCACCCCCCAGGACGTGGACATCGCCGCCCTGTGCACCGCCTACGGGGTGGCGCACCGGCGCCTCGACGATCTCGGCGAGCTGGTCGCCGAACTGCACCCGGACACCGACGTCGACGGCATCCGGGTGCTGGAGTTCCGCGCCGACCGGGCCGGCCGCCGCGATCTGCACGCCGAACTGGCCCGGCGCACCGGCGCCGGCGCCGCCGCGGCGGACGGGGCGGGGGAGTAG
- a CDS encoding o-succinylbenzoate synthase: MDGQPRTPDHPDPRPAAPAPGAEEILERARVLLLPLRTRFRGIEVREVLLVEGPAGWAEFSAFPEYPPAEAGRWLASCVEMGWTGPPPMLRERVPVNATVPAVAPGEVPEVLARYPGCTTVKVKIAGESGLAEDVARVAAVRAAAPGAAVRCDANGAYDVAGALAAARALTADGPLDYLEQPCATVAELAEVRRRVRAAGLPLRIAADESIRRAADPWAVVRARAADAAVVKAAPLGGPRALVALAGRLAARGLTVTVSSALESAVGMYAGLAAAAALPEPVPAGLATGSLYAADVAAPREIVDGTLAAVPVTPDPDRLAALAAPAAVRDRWFSRVRECVAAGALN; encoded by the coding sequence ATGGACGGCCAGCCGCGAACCCCCGATCACCCCGACCCGCGCCCGGCGGCCCCCGCCCCCGGGGCGGAGGAGATCCTGGAGCGCGCCCGGGTGCTGCTGCTGCCGCTGCGCACCCGCTTCCGCGGGATCGAGGTCCGGGAGGTGCTGCTGGTCGAGGGCCCCGCCGGCTGGGCGGAGTTCTCCGCCTTCCCCGAGTACCCGCCGGCGGAGGCAGGCCGCTGGCTGGCCAGCTGCGTGGAGATGGGCTGGACCGGCCCGCCGCCGATGCTCCGGGAGCGGGTGCCGGTCAACGCCACCGTGCCCGCCGTGGCCCCCGGCGAGGTGCCGGAGGTGCTCGCCCGCTACCCGGGCTGCACCACGGTGAAGGTGAAGATCGCGGGGGAGAGCGGCCTCGCCGAGGACGTGGCGCGGGTCGCCGCGGTGCGCGCCGCCGCCCCGGGCGCGGCGGTGCGCTGCGACGCCAACGGCGCCTACGACGTCGCCGGGGCCCTCGCCGCGGCCCGGGCGCTCACCGCCGACGGCCCCCTGGACTACCTGGAGCAGCCCTGCGCCACGGTCGCCGAACTCGCCGAGGTGCGCCGCCGGGTGCGCGCCGCCGGGCTGCCGCTGCGGATCGCCGCCGACGAGTCGATCCGGCGCGCCGCCGACCCCTGGGCGGTGGTGCGGGCCCGCGCCGCCGACGCCGCGGTGGTCAAGGCCGCCCCCCTCGGCGGGCCCCGGGCGCTGGTGGCGCTGGCCGGGCGGCTCGCCGCGCGCGGGCTCACGGTCACCGTGTCCAGCGCCCTGGAATCGGCGGTGGGCATGTACGCCGGCCTGGCCGCGGCCGCGGCGCTGCCGGAGCCGGTGCCCGCGGGCCTGGCCACCGGCAGCCTCTACGCCGCCGACGTCGCCGCCCCCCGCGAGATCGTCGACGGCACCCTGGCGGCCGTCCCGGTGACCCCGGATCCGGACCGGCTGGCGGCGCTGGCCGCCCCGGCCGCGGTGCGGGACCGGTGGTTTTCCCGGGTGCGCGAATGCGTCGCCGCGGGCGCGCTGAACTAG
- a CDS encoding 1,4-dihydroxy-2-naphthoate polyprenyltransferase, protein MGDDGPVTEGTRTATAADWLEAARPHTWANAFAPVLAGTAAAMLGDGARPGRAVLAGIVAWALIIGVNYANDYSDGIRGTDDDRSGPLRITGSGLVAPGRVKAAAFAAFGLAAVAGCALAALAAWWLIPLGAVCILAAWFYTGGRRPYGYRGLGEAAVFVFFGLVAVCGTEFVQAGRVSPAGLVAAVAVGAISASVNLVNNLRDIPSDAAAGKRTLAVALGDAGTRRLWPVLAAAPLAAAPVLAVLGTWWALGCLAVAPALARAARPVLRGAGGAALIPVLGGVGRAMLAWSALLLTAAALHQALPLPA, encoded by the coding sequence ATGGGGGATGATGGGCCGGTGACCGAGGGAACCCGCACCGCCACCGCAGCCGACTGGCTGGAGGCCGCCCGCCCGCACACCTGGGCCAACGCCTTCGCCCCCGTCCTGGCCGGCACCGCCGCCGCCATGCTCGGCGACGGCGCCCGCCCCGGCCGGGCCGTCCTCGCCGGGATCGTCGCCTGGGCGCTCATCATCGGCGTGAACTACGCCAACGACTACTCCGACGGCATCCGGGGCACCGACGACGACCGGTCCGGGCCGCTGCGGATCACCGGCTCCGGGCTGGTCGCCCCGGGGCGGGTGAAGGCCGCCGCCTTCGCCGCCTTCGGCCTCGCCGCGGTGGCCGGGTGCGCGCTGGCGGCGCTGGCGGCCTGGTGGCTCATCCCGCTGGGCGCGGTGTGCATCCTCGCCGCCTGGTTCTACACCGGGGGCCGCCGCCCCTACGGCTACCGGGGCCTCGGCGAGGCGGCGGTGTTCGTCTTCTTCGGCCTGGTCGCGGTCTGCGGCACCGAATTCGTGCAGGCCGGCCGGGTGAGCCCGGCGGGTCTGGTCGCCGCGGTGGCGGTGGGCGCGATCTCGGCCTCGGTGAACCTGGTGAACAACCTGCGGGACATCCCCTCCGACGCCGCGGCCGGCAAACGCACCCTGGCGGTGGCCCTCGGCGACGCCGGCACCCGCCGGCTGTGGCCGGTGCTCGCCGCCGCCCCGCTGGCCGCAGCCCCGGTGCTGGCGGTGCTGGGCACCTGGTGGGCGCTGGGCTGCCTGGCGGTGGCCCCGGCGCTGGCCCGGGCGGCCCGGCCGGTGCTGCGCGGCGCCGGCGGCGCGGCGCTCATCCCGGTGCTCGGCGGGGTGGGCCGGGCGATGCTCGCCTGGTCGGCGCTGCTGCTCACCGCGGCGGCGCTGCACCAGGCGCTCCCGCTGCCGGCCTGA